In Clostridium swellfunianum, a genomic segment contains:
- the spoVG gene encoding septation regulator SpoVG yields the protein MQITDVRVRKVAAEGKMKAIVSVTFDNEFVVHDIKVIEGQNGLFIAMPSRKTPDGEFKDIAHPINTSTREKIQQFILAEYEKVKSEEITSSEE from the coding sequence ATGCAAATTACAGATGTAAGAGTTAGAAAGGTTGCTGCAGAGGGAAAGATGAAGGCAATTGTTTCCGTAACTTTTGACAACGAGTTCGTCGTTCATGACATCAAGGTTATAGAAGGACAAAATGGCCTTTTCATTGCTATGCCAAGCAGAAAAACTCCAGACGGAGAATTCAAAGACATAGCGCACCCTATTAATACTTCAACTAGAGAGAAAATTCAACAATTTATCCTAGCTGAATATGAAAAAGTGAAAAGTGAAGAAATAACTAGCTCGGAAGAGTAA
- the glmU gene encoding bifunctional UDP-N-acetylglucosamine diphosphorylase/glucosamine-1-phosphate N-acetyltransferase GlmU → MYRCAAILAAGEGKRMKSETPKVLHKVCGKEMVNHVIDIMRKAGIEDVNVIVGKGSEKVKAGTADRNVSYSLQEKQLGTGHAVMSAKDFLSGKTGVVAIFTGDAPLIKEETVNKFLAFHEEGEFKATILTSVIDNPAHYGRVIRSAQGEVLKIVEAKDCSEVEYKVQEINAGMYCFDIESLLRSLEKLTNNNAQGEYYLTDVIGILKNEGFKVGAMVTDFEETIGVNSRVELAETESILRNRINKKHMENGVTIIDPNSTYIGSDVEIGRDTIVYPNNMLEGKTIVGENCILYPNSRIADSIIENEVEIQSSVVIDSRVGEGTTVGPFAYIRPESVIGKNARIGDFVEIKKSTIGDNTKVSHLTYIGDAEVGKNCNFGCGTVVVNYDGKKKHKTIIGDNAFIGCNTNLVSPVEVKPNAYTAAGSTITNEVPEGALAVARAKQVNIEGWVEKKGLKK, encoded by the coding sequence ATGTATAGATGCGCTGCTATACTAGCTGCTGGTGAAGGAAAAAGAATGAAATCTGAAACTCCTAAGGTACTTCACAAAGTGTGCGGTAAGGAAATGGTTAATCATGTTATCGACATCATGAGGAAGGCTGGAATTGAAGATGTTAATGTAATAGTAGGAAAAGGTTCAGAAAAGGTTAAGGCTGGAACCGCAGATAGAAATGTAAGTTATTCACTTCAAGAGAAACAGCTTGGAACAGGCCATGCAGTTATGTCTGCTAAAGACTTCTTAAGTGGCAAGACAGGAGTTGTAGCAATTTTTACAGGGGATGCCCCTCTTATTAAAGAAGAAACAGTTAATAAGTTCTTAGCTTTCCATGAAGAAGGAGAGTTTAAGGCTACTATACTTACTTCTGTTATAGACAATCCTGCTCATTATGGAAGAGTTATAAGAAGTGCCCAAGGTGAAGTTTTAAAAATAGTTGAAGCTAAGGATTGCAGTGAAGTAGAATATAAGGTTCAGGAAATAAACGCAGGTATGTACTGCTTTGATATAGAGTCTCTTTTAAGAAGCTTAGAAAAGCTTACAAACAATAACGCTCAAGGTGAATATTACTTAACTGATGTTATAGGAATTTTAAAGAATGAGGGTTTTAAGGTTGGTGCAATGGTTACTGACTTTGAGGAAACTATAGGGGTAAACTCAAGAGTTGAGCTTGCAGAAACTGAAAGCATTTTGAGAAATAGAATAAATAAAAAGCACATGGAAAATGGTGTTACTATTATTGATCCAAACAGCACTTATATTGGAAGTGATGTTGAGATTGGACGTGACACTATAGTGTATCCAAATAATATGCTTGAAGGAAAGACTATTGTTGGTGAAAACTGTATTCTTTATCCAAATTCAAGGATAGCTGACAGTATTATAGAAAATGAAGTTGAAATTCAAAGCTCAGTTGTTATAGACAGCAGGGTTGGAGAAGGCACTACAGTTGGCCCATTTGCCTATATAAGACCAGAAAGTGTTATAGGCAAGAATGCTAGAATAGGTGATTTTGTTGAAATTAAAAAGTCTACAATAGGAGACAATACAAAGGTTTCTCATCTTACTTATATAGGTGATGCTGAAGTTGGCAAGAACTGCAACTTTGGATGTGGTACTGTTGTTGTTAATTATGACGGAAAGAAGAAGCATAAGACAATTATTGGTGACAATGCCTTTATAGGCTGTAATACAAACTTAGTTTCTCCAGTTGAAGTTAAGCCAAATGCTTATACTGCTGCTGGATCAACAATAACCAACGAAGTCCCAGAAGGAGCTTTAGCTGTGGCAAGAGCTAAGCAGGTCAATATTGAAGGATGGGTTGAAAAAAAAGGACTAAAGAAATAG